A stretch of the Asticcacaulis sp. ZE23SCel15 genome encodes the following:
- a CDS encoding type II toxin-antitoxin system Phd/YefM family antitoxin: MKHVTYSTFRADLANMLDKVNDDHVPLLITRQNGRPAVVMSLEDFASWQETAYLMASPKNAERLRRSIAELEAGGGTVRDLIEE, encoded by the coding sequence ATGAAACACGTAACCTATTCCACCTTTCGCGCTGATCTGGCCAATATGCTGGATAAGGTCAATGACGATCATGTGCCGCTTTTGATTACGCGTCAGAACGGTCGTCCGGCGGTCGTCATGTCACTGGAGGATTTCGCGTCCTGGCAGGAAACGGCCTATCTCATGGCCAGCCCGAAAAACGCCGAAAGACTGCGCCGGTCGATTGCTGAACTCGAAGCGGGGGGCGGCACTGTTCGCGACCTGATCGAAGAATGA
- a CDS encoding endo-1,4-beta-xylanase: MTQTTAQNRRRFLMGAVGSGAMLATAACGGGGGGGGSSGGGGGSSSSSSSSSSSSSSSSSAGSLPDPATAPALKTFFNGKFKVGFTADPAWINDAPSQAILIKHAGSITAENVMKAQTIGTSAGVYNYGPADQVVTFAQANNIAVRGHALVWHSSTPAWFFAGDRSDMTAFRALVRQRLETYITDVVTHFKGKVYAWDVVNEPANDDAGSTYRNSEWYQIFGDSYLDIAFRAARAADPDVELFINDYSTEDPGKRARYMTVIQTLLDRGVPIDGVGHQFHISTTYPSAAQVQQALIEVEAKGLINHVTELDISFYTDPGSCFANQTGCVTGLAAGSAAVTTTLRAQALQYRAMYAVFAARASVELVTTWGVADNHTWLSTFPITRLNLPLLFDATGNPKSAFWAVVDPVFVP; the protein is encoded by the coding sequence ATGACACAGACAACGGCACAAAATCGCCGTCGCTTCCTCATGGGTGCGGTCGGCAGCGGCGCGATGTTGGCTACTGCGGCCTGCGGTGGCGGTGGAGGGGGCGGCGGTTCCTCTGGCGGCGGCGGGGGATCGTCATCCAGTTCGTCCTCAAGCTCGTCTTCATCCAGTTCATCATCCAGTGCGGGGAGTTTGCCCGATCCGGCGACGGCGCCAGCACTCAAGACCTTTTTCAATGGCAAGTTCAAGGTCGGCTTTACCGCCGATCCGGCGTGGATCAATGATGCCCCAAGCCAGGCGATCCTGATCAAGCACGCGGGTTCGATCACCGCCGAAAACGTCATGAAGGCCCAGACTATTGGCACCAGTGCCGGTGTCTATAACTACGGTCCGGCCGATCAGGTGGTCACCTTTGCGCAGGCCAACAATATCGCTGTGCGTGGTCATGCTCTGGTCTGGCATTCGTCAACACCAGCGTGGTTCTTTGCCGGTGACCGCAGCGATATGACGGCGTTTCGCGCCTTGGTGCGCCAAAGACTTGAGACCTATATCACCGATGTCGTCACCCATTTTAAGGGCAAGGTCTATGCCTGGGATGTGGTCAATGAACCGGCCAACGATGACGCCGGATCAACCTATCGCAATTCAGAATGGTATCAGATTTTTGGCGACAGTTATCTGGATATCGCCTTTCGCGCCGCGCGCGCCGCTGACCCGGATGTTGAGCTATTCATCAATGATTACAGCACCGAAGACCCCGGCAAACGCGCCCGCTATATGACGGTTATCCAGACCCTGCTCGATCGTGGTGTGCCAATCGACGGTGTGGGCCATCAGTTCCATATCTCGACAACCTACCCCAGCGCCGCGCAGGTTCAGCAGGCCCTGATCGAGGTTGAGGCCAAGGGGCTGATCAACCATGTCACTGAGCTTGATATCTCCTTCTACACTGATCCGGGCTCATGCTTTGCCAATCAGACGGGATGTGTGACCGGTCTTGCGGCGGGATCGGCGGCAGTGACCACAACCTTGCGCGCGCAGGCCCTGCAGTACCGGGCGATGTATGCGGTCTTTGCCGCCCGCGCCAGCGTGGAATTGGTTACCACCTGGGGCGTGGCTGACAATCATACGTGGCTTTCGACATTTCCGATTACGCGCCTGAACCTGCCGTTACTATTTGATGCGACCGGTAATCCGAAATCAGCCTTCTGGGCGGTGGTCGATCCGGTGTTTGTGCCGTGA
- a CDS encoding Txe/YoeB family addiction module toxin, with protein MKIIFAEDAWDDYLFWQSDKAQLKRINALIKDIRRHPFEGIGQPEALKHDWAGFWSRRIDQEHRFIYRVMDDAILIAQCRYHY; from the coding sequence ATGAAGATCATATTCGCCGAGGATGCCTGGGACGATTATCTTTTCTGGCAATCTGATAAAGCCCAACTCAAACGCATCAATGCGCTCATCAAAGATATACGCCGCCACCCGTTTGAAGGCATCGGCCAACCGGAGGCCCTCAAGCATGATTGGGCTGGCTTCTGGTCACGGCGGATTGATCAGGAGCACCGGTTTATTTACCGCGTGATGGATGACGCAATTCTTATCGCCCAGTGCCGCTACCACTACTGA
- the nadA gene encoding quinolinate synthase NadA, translating to MPSTTLEFTPAAKAPPVALDFTPQVEADTADIYARLKGKVSPIEWQLQAPLIAEINRLKRDMNAVILAHNYMTPEIFHGVGDYVGDSLGLAREAAKSKADIIVQGGVHFMAETSKILAPEKTVLIPDLRAGCSLASSLTGDQLRLIKQRYPGLPVVTYVNTTADVKAETDICCTSANAVQVVEHIAREWGVDRVIMVPDEFLARNVARQTNIGIIAYKGSCEVHERFDASDIADVRAAHPGAIVLGHPECPPDVIAACDFTGSTTAMIDYVMDHKPKQVVLVTECSMADNVAADVEGVEFLRPCNLCPHMKRITLDGIYQSLLHRQYEVTVDPAIIDKARLAVQRMIDMPPLKLPARYDMIKARHHVDVELIS from the coding sequence ATGCCTTCGACTACCCTTGAGTTCACACCCGCCGCTAAGGCCCCGCCTGTGGCGCTGGACTTTACCCCGCAGGTCGAGGCCGACACCGCCGATATCTATGCGCGCCTCAAAGGCAAGGTCTCCCCCATCGAATGGCAACTTCAGGCCCCGCTGATTGCCGAAATCAACCGCCTCAAGCGCGACATGAACGCGGTTATTCTGGCCCACAACTATATGACGCCGGAAATCTTTCATGGCGTCGGCGATTATGTCGGTGACTCACTTGGGCTGGCGCGCGAAGCGGCCAAATCCAAGGCCGACATTATCGTGCAGGGCGGCGTGCACTTCATGGCCGAGACCTCAAAGATTCTTGCCCCTGAAAAGACCGTGCTGATCCCCGATCTACGCGCCGGCTGTTCGCTGGCCTCAAGCCTGACGGGTGACCAACTGCGGCTGATCAAGCAGCGCTATCCCGGCCTGCCGGTCGTGACCTACGTCAACACCACCGCCGATGTGAAGGCTGAAACCGACATCTGCTGCACCTCGGCCAATGCGGTGCAGGTCGTCGAACACATTGCCCGCGAATGGGGCGTGGACCGCGTCATCATGGTGCCGGATGAGTTTCTGGCCCGCAATGTGGCGCGCCAGACGAACATCGGCATCATTGCCTACAAAGGGTCGTGCGAAGTCCATGAGCGCTTTGACGCGTCGGACATTGCCGATGTCCGCGCTGCCCATCCGGGTGCGATTGTGTTGGGTCACCCCGAATGCCCACCCGACGTGATCGCGGCCTGTGATTTCACAGGTTCGACCACCGCCATGATCGACTATGTGATGGATCATAAGCCCAAGCAGGTCGTGCTGGTGACCGAATGTTCGATGGCCGATAATGTCGCCGCCGATGTCGAAGGCGTTGAGTTCCTGCGGCCGTGCAATCTGTGCCCGCACATGAAGCGCATTACGCTCGACGGCATCTATCAATCGCTGCTGCACCGTCAGTACGAAGTGACCGTCGATCCCGCCATCATTGATAAGGCCCGTCTGGCCGTGCAGCGCATGATCGACATGCCGCCGCTGAAACTCCCCGCGCGCTACGACATGATCAAGGCCCGCCACCACGTTGATGTGGAATTAATCAGTTAG
- the arfB gene encoding alternative ribosome rescue aminoacyl-tRNA hydrolase ArfB: MIFITPRISVDEAELTENFVRSSGAGGQNVNKVSTAVELRFSIFENLTIPYDVKMRLIKLAGRRVTQEGVLVLFVQTHRTQDMNRKAARERFVELLQKAAAPPPPPRIATKPTYGAKQRRLVGKSIRATVKSNRQRPQDEDD, encoded by the coding sequence ATGATCTTTATCACCCCCCGCATCTCTGTTGACGAAGCTGAACTGACGGAAAATTTCGTCCGCTCATCGGGCGCGGGCGGGCAAAACGTCAATAAGGTCTCGACCGCCGTTGAACTGCGGTTTTCGATTTTTGAGAACCTGACCATCCCCTATGACGTCAAGATGCGGCTGATCAAGCTGGCCGGACGAAGGGTCACACAGGAAGGCGTGCTGGTGCTGTTTGTGCAGACCCACCGTACGCAGGACATGAACCGCAAAGCCGCCCGCGAGCGCTTTGTCGAGCTGTTGCAAAAGGCCGCCGCACCCCCGCCGCCGCCACGCATTGCCACCAAACCGACCTATGGTGCCAAACAGCGTCGATTGGTGGGTAAGTCCATTCGCGCCACCGTTAAATCCAACCGCCAGCGACCGCAAGATGAAGATGACTGA
- a CDS encoding Dps family protein, with protein sequence MAASKASAVDHDKKVAHELSKLLADSYTLYQKTHGYHWNVTGPTFSSLHALFMEQYTEMWDAIDDIAERIRALGELAPQSGSALGNLTSIKDGDPSLSSEEMLKDLKSGHETVIATLKSVVELSEEVGDVSSADLATQRLTAHEKHLWMIKATLS encoded by the coding sequence ATGGCCGCTTCCAAAGCGTCTGCTGTTGATCACGACAAAAAAGTCGCCCACGAACTGTCGAAACTGCTGGCCGACAGCTATACCCTGTATCAGAAAACCCACGGCTACCACTGGAACGTGACGGGGCCGACCTTCTCTTCGCTGCACGCTCTGTTCATGGAGCAGTACACCGAAATGTGGGACGCGATCGACGATATTGCCGAACGCATCCGTGCCCTGGGCGAACTGGCCCCGCAGTCGGGTTCGGCACTCGGCAACCTGACCTCGATCAAGGATGGCGACCCGTCATTATCGTCCGAAGAGATGCTGAAAGATCTGAAATCAGGTCATGAGACAGTCATAGCTACCCTGAAAAGCGTGGTTGAACTGTCGGAAGAGGTCGGTGATGTGTCATCGGCCGATCTGGCCACCCAGCGCCTGACCGCCCACGAAAAGCACCTGTGGATGATCAAGGCGACACTGTCGTAA
- the nadC gene encoding carboxylating nicotinate-nucleotide diphosphorylase — translation MDKAVAPAKALSMMTGLPDILVEPVIRDALREDLGLAGDVTGMACIPPKARFKAEFRARGNGVTAGIDCARLAMALMDHQVRFEIVAPDATHVKAGDVIARVEGNARAILAAERVALNMLCHLSGVATLTHKFVASISDLPARIACTRKTTPLLRGLEKHAVKCGGGHNHRYGLDDAILIKDNHIAVCGGVAQAMERAKAAAGHLMKIELEVNSIAQLKQALPFSPDVLLLDNFTLDMFKEAVKLAKGKTILEASGGVNLDTVRAIAEAGVDIISIGALTHSAPVFDIGLDAV, via the coding sequence ATGGACAAAGCCGTAGCCCCCGCCAAAGCCTTAAGCATGATGACGGGTCTGCCCGACATATTGGTCGAGCCTGTTATCCGCGATGCGCTACGCGAAGATCTGGGGCTGGCGGGCGATGTCACCGGCATGGCCTGTATCCCGCCCAAGGCGCGCTTTAAGGCCGAATTCCGTGCGCGCGGCAACGGCGTAACTGCTGGTATCGACTGCGCCCGTCTGGCCATGGCTTTGATGGATCATCAGGTGCGGTTTGAAATCGTAGCGCCCGATGCAACCCACGTTAAGGCCGGTGATGTCATCGCCCGCGTTGAAGGCAATGCCCGCGCCATTTTAGCCGCCGAGCGGGTCGCTCTAAATATGCTGTGTCACCTGTCCGGGGTGGCGACCCTGACCCACAAATTTGTCGCCTCCATTTCCGATCTGCCCGCCCGCATCGCCTGTACCCGTAAGACCACGCCCCTGCTGCGCGGCTTAGAGAAGCACGCCGTCAAATGCGGTGGTGGCCATAACCACCGTTACGGCCTCGATGACGCCATCCTGATCAAGGACAACCATATCGCCGTCTGTGGCGGTGTGGCTCAGGCCATGGAGCGCGCCAAGGCCGCCGCCGGTCACCTGATGAAGATCGAGCTCGAAGTCAATTCCATCGCCCAGTTGAAGCAGGCCTTGCCGTTTTCTCCGGACGTGTTGCTGCTCGATAATTTCACCCTCGATATGTTCAAGGAAGCCGTCAAACTCGCCAAGGGCAAGACGATCCTTGAGGCATCAGGCGGGGTCAATCTCGATACCGTGCGCGCCATCGCCGAAGCCGGGGTCGACATTATCTCGATCGGGGCGCTTACCCACTCAGCGCCTGTGTTCGATATCGGACTGGATGCGGTTTAA
- a CDS encoding ABC transporter ATP-binding protein, whose product MSNIAIDAKGLSKSYKIGKTKQQVLNHVDFNAYHGQVTMVMGPSGSGKSTLIAALSGLMKPDEGEVIALGEDLWKKKKAKIDKFRLDHCGFIFQGFNLFPALNATQQVEQVLKFCKVKGPEARQRAIAALTEVGLEHRLRQTPAALSGGEKQRVAIARALSKNPQLLFADEPTSALDSVSGQVVIKLLHRAAKEHGAAVICVTHDPRLEAYADRIIHMEDGKILDDRQITPLT is encoded by the coding sequence ATGAGTAATATTGCCATTGACGCCAAGGGGCTGTCCAAGAGTTACAAGATCGGCAAGACCAAGCAGCAGGTGCTTAACCATGTCGATTTCAACGCCTATCATGGTCAGGTGACCATGGTGATGGGGCCGTCCGGGTCGGGTAAATCGACCCTGATTGCCGCTTTGTCCGGGTTGATGAAACCTGACGAGGGTGAGGTCATTGCTCTGGGCGAAGACCTGTGGAAAAAGAAGAAGGCTAAGATCGATAAGTTTCGCCTCGATCACTGCGGGTTTATCTTTCAGGGCTTCAATCTGTTTCCGGCGCTTAACGCCACCCAGCAGGTCGAGCAGGTGCTGAAATTCTGCAAGGTTAAGGGCCCGGAGGCCCGTCAGCGTGCGATTGCGGCCCTGACCGAAGTGGGACTGGAGCACCGCCTGCGTCAGACACCGGCGGCATTGTCGGGCGGGGAAAAGCAACGGGTCGCCATTGCGCGCGCCCTGTCGAAGAACCCGCAACTGCTGTTTGCTGATGAGCCGACCTCGGCGCTCGATTCCGTCAGCGGTCAGGTGGTCATTAAGCTGCTGCACCGGGCGGCCAAGGAGCATGGGGCGGCGGTGATCTGCGTGACCCACGATCCGCGCCTTGAGGCCTATGCCGACCGCATTATTCACATGGAAGATGGTAAGATTCTGGATGACCGCCAGATTACGCCGCTCACCTGA
- a CDS encoding L-aspartate oxidase encodes MATETYIHNGPLVIGAGLAGLSVALHTAPLKTLVLAPVALGVACSSAWAQGGIAAALSDQDTPEAHARDTLDAGAGIVDPLAARTLTEMGRHVVEHLSDLGAPFDRNTDGSFVLNREAAHGLARVARVGGDLAGKAILTAVAEAARNAAHIEIWEQAFATGLITASDGAVIGAVVSHEGKTLHVYAPVTVMASGGLGGLYAVTTNPPNLRGDGMAMAALAGAVIADPEFVQFHPTALNVGLDPAPLATEALRGEGATLIDKDGIRFVLEDHEDGELAPRDIVARAVHKANVTGRGAFLDATTAIGDHFPAEFPTVFASCQSVGIDPRTQVMPVAPAAHYHMGGISTDIHGRSSLKGLYAVGECASTGVHGANRLASNSLLEAAAFGERVGLECAQTLSDAPFTPDTASAIIPALPPTLPPENLQALRDAISRYAGVVRDETGLKTLLNQIEDLENQYTGSLALINARLIALSALRRKESRGSHYRSDFPQLSDTPLRTFTTWAQCRPKLPEPQLEII; translated from the coding sequence ATGGCCACTGAAACCTATATCCATAATGGCCCGCTGGTGATCGGCGCAGGCTTAGCCGGACTATCCGTCGCCCTGCATACCGCGCCGCTGAAAACGCTGGTGCTGGCGCCGGTCGCACTGGGTGTGGCCTGTTCGTCGGCCTGGGCGCAGGGCGGGATTGCCGCCGCCCTGTCGGATCAGGACACCCCCGAAGCCCACGCCAGGGACACTCTCGATGCCGGAGCCGGTATTGTCGATCCGCTCGCCGCCAGAACCCTGACTGAAATGGGCCGCCATGTGGTTGAGCACCTGTCCGACCTTGGCGCGCCGTTTGATCGCAACACCGATGGGTCGTTCGTTCTGAACCGCGAAGCCGCCCACGGTCTGGCCCGCGTCGCCCGCGTCGGCGGCGATCTGGCCGGTAAGGCGATCCTCACCGCCGTCGCCGAAGCCGCCCGCAACGCCGCCCATATCGAGATTTGGGAGCAGGCTTTTGCTACCGGCCTGATCACAGCAAGCGACGGCGCGGTCATCGGCGCGGTCGTAAGCCATGAGGGCAAAACCCTGCACGTCTATGCGCCGGTCACAGTCATGGCGTCCGGAGGGCTGGGTGGGCTTTATGCCGTCACCACCAACCCGCCCAACCTGCGCGGAGACGGTATGGCGATGGCGGCCTTGGCCGGTGCGGTGATCGCTGATCCTGAGTTTGTGCAGTTTCACCCGACCGCGCTCAATGTCGGCCTCGACCCCGCCCCGCTGGCGACCGAAGCCCTGCGCGGCGAAGGGGCGACCCTGATCGATAAGGACGGCATCCGGTTTGTGCTGGAAGACCATGAGGACGGCGAACTGGCCCCGCGCGATATCGTGGCCCGCGCGGTCCATAAAGCCAATGTCACTGGCCGCGGCGCGTTTCTGGATGCCACGACTGCGATTGGCGACCACTTCCCCGCCGAGTTCCCAACCGTGTTCGCCTCCTGCCAGAGCGTCGGCATCGACCCGCGCACCCAGGTCATGCCCGTTGCCCCCGCCGCCCACTATCACATGGGCGGGATATCGACCGATATCCACGGCCGCTCATCCCTCAAAGGGCTTTATGCCGTTGGCGAATGTGCCTCAACCGGCGTACACGGTGCCAATCGTCTGGCGTCCAACAGCCTGCTTGAAGCCGCCGCTTTCGGGGAACGGGTCGGTCTGGAGTGCGCGCAGACCTTAAGCGACGCACCATTCACGCCGGACACAGCCTCGGCCATCATCCCCGCCCTGCCGCCCACGCTCCCGCCGGAAAATCTGCAAGCCTTACGTGACGCCATCAGCCGTTATGCCGGGGTCGTGCGCGATGAAACCGGCCTGAAAACCCTGTTAAATCAGATCGAAGACCTCGAAAACCAATATACCGGATCGCTGGCGCTGATAAATGCGCGCCTGATTGCACTTTCGGCCTTGCGCCGAAAGGAAAGTCGGGGTTCTCATTACCGAAGCGACTTCCCCCAGCTTAGTGATACGCCGCTTAGGACGTTCACGACCTGGGCACAGTGTCGCCCAAAACTGCCGGAGCCCCAACTGGAGATCATCTGA
- a CDS encoding acyltransferase, translating into MTMPATPEIPGPEPVARKGAASLDVLRFLAAGFILLYHFGQNAPILLPEMSPLFDQGWLATDFFLILSGFVLSRAYGARLAAGRIATGPFMLRRIGRLWPSHMVVLLLLAALIVGGAALGFPPNHPEKYSVIDFVSQVFMVHGWGGFEEPGWNVPTWTLSALIVCYALFALYARHVQAMSRAGLVALLTVVMVVAFAGAHAVDHAFADLPFRFALMRAVPLFVVGTLIERLLAPVSIGKAAFFAGLAAAVLAIVMLETQGRGLISDVIGLSLLAAIISLGGAVTLRGNHLTHQMGRASFSLFLTHSLVGAVWFALIPKVTDRFELSVTAQWAVWVSGIVTAIVVAFVFEAVVDRPLSQWVQKRLSSGSGTGR; encoded by the coding sequence ATGACTATGCCTGCCACGCCTGAGATTCCCGGCCCTGAGCCCGTGGCCCGCAAAGGGGCCGCCAGCCTTGATGTCCTGCGCTTTCTGGCGGCGGGATTTATACTTTTGTACCATTTCGGCCAGAACGCGCCAATCCTGCTGCCTGAAATGTCGCCGCTGTTTGATCAGGGCTGGTTGGCGACCGATTTCTTTTTGATCCTGTCAGGGTTTGTGTTGTCGCGGGCTTATGGGGCGCGACTGGCCGCCGGGCGCATAGCGACGGGGCCGTTTATGTTGCGCCGGATCGGGCGATTGTGGCCGTCGCATATGGTGGTTTTGCTGTTACTGGCGGCGCTGATCGTCGGGGGAGCGGCGCTGGGCTTTCCGCCGAACCATCCGGAAAAATATAGCGTGATCGACTTTGTGTCTCAGGTGTTCATGGTCCACGGCTGGGGCGGATTTGAGGAGCCGGGCTGGAACGTACCGACCTGGACCCTGTCGGCCCTGATTGTCTGTTACGCTCTGTTTGCGCTCTATGCTCGCCATGTGCAGGCCATGTCCCGCGCAGGATTGGTAGCGCTTTTGACGGTGGTCATGGTGGTAGCGTTTGCGGGGGCACATGCGGTTGATCATGCCTTTGCCGACCTGCCATTCCGGTTTGCCCTGATGCGGGCGGTGCCGTTGTTTGTGGTCGGCACCCTGATTGAGCGGTTACTGGCGCCGGTGAGTATTGGAAAAGCCGCATTTTTTGCAGGCCTTGCGGCGGCGGTGCTGGCAATTGTGATGCTTGAAACCCAAGGACGCGGCCTGATCAGCGATGTGATCGGGCTATCTCTGCTGGCGGCCATTATTAGCCTTGGCGGGGCGGTGACCTTACGGGGCAATCACCTGACGCATCAGATGGGACGGGCGTCGTTTTCCCTGTTCCTGACCCATTCGCTGGTCGGTGCGGTGTGGTTTGCGCTGATCCCGAAAGTCACCGATCGTTTCGAGCTGTCCGTGACCGCCCAATGGGCCGTTTGGGTCAGCGGGATTGTCACCGCCATTGTGGTTGCGTTCGTATTTGAGGCAGTGGTTGACCGGCCCTTAAGCCAGTGGGTGCAGAAGCGGCTCAGTAGTGGTAGCGGCACTGGGCGATAA
- a CDS encoding GNAT family N-acetyltransferase, which translates to MTDIRPATAADIDCLYDLYRQVARQGEGLARTEAEISRAYIVGFVAQALERGLIMVVEGEAGLIGSLHAYAPQPAQFGHCLSDLTIALSPNAQGMGLGQRLFEAYIARVRTQLTHIHRIELMCRESNIRALKLYERLGFVTEGRLKGRVRRPDGTFEDDLILGLSLITMP; encoded by the coding sequence ATGACTGATATCCGCCCCGCCACCGCCGCCGACATAGACTGCCTTTATGACCTCTACCGGCAGGTGGCTCGTCAAGGTGAGGGCCTTGCGCGGACCGAGGCCGAGATTTCGCGCGCCTATATCGTGGGCTTTGTCGCGCAGGCGCTTGAGCGTGGCCTGATCATGGTGGTTGAGGGGGAGGCTGGCCTTATCGGATCGCTGCATGCCTATGCGCCACAGCCCGCACAGTTTGGTCACTGCCTGTCTGATCTGACGATTGCCTTAAGCCCGAATGCGCAAGGCATGGGTCTGGGGCAGCGTTTGTTTGAAGCCTATATTGCGCGGGTGCGCACGCAGCTTACTCACATCCACCGCATTGAGTTGATGTGCCGTGAAAGCAATATCCGTGCGCTGAAACTCTATGAGCGTCTGGGATTTGTCACAGAAGGCCGCCTAAAAGGCCGGGTGCGCCGCCCCGATGGCACCTTTGAAGATGACCTGATCCTCGGCCTCAGTCTGATTACAATGCCTTGA
- a CDS encoding HlyD family secretion protein, with translation MSVRRSKLMKSVMLALPIAVLSAAGLSGCGPQADKGKTEVKAPPTPYAAIANGKVDVEGGVIEVAARRAGVVDEVYVQEGDAVTKGQILAKQEDDAARLTVARAAAAVQELTAAMRLTQVRIDTAKREFERYNALAKDNFVSGTKIDSTRDAIREAEATLASQQAGVATARASLAQAQYDLEQTRIIAPADGRIVRRYANPGAGASTLNVSTMFDLEPKTERIIRAEIVESSIPDVTVGQEVEIIPEVEQTKTYIGSVKRIAATFGARKLKSDSNTEASDERVVEVVVTANDAPFLIGQRVLVKFMKPGEKAGIKREAPKPVDPKAAKK, from the coding sequence ATGTCAGTCAGACGCTCAAAACTTATGAAATCGGTGATGCTGGCCCTGCCCATCGCGGTGCTGTCCGCCGCAGGTCTGTCGGGCTGCGGGCCACAAGCCGATAAGGGCAAGACCGAGGTCAAGGCCCCGCCGACCCCCTATGCCGCTATCGCCAATGGTAAGGTCGACGTCGAAGGTGGGGTGATCGAAGTTGCTGCCCGCCGTGCCGGTGTCGTCGATGAAGTCTATGTGCAGGAAGGGGATGCGGTCACCAAGGGCCAGATTCTGGCCAAGCAGGAAGATGACGCTGCCCGCCTGACCGTTGCCCGTGCTGCCGCCGCCGTTCAGGAATTGACCGCCGCCATGCGCCTGACGCAGGTAAGGATCGATACGGCCAAACGCGAATTTGAGCGCTATAACGCTCTGGCCAAGGATAATTTCGTGTCGGGTACCAAGATCGACTCGACCCGCGACGCTATCCGTGAGGCCGAAGCGACTTTGGCGTCGCAGCAGGCCGGGGTGGCCACGGCGCGGGCGTCACTGGCCCAGGCGCAGTACGATCTGGAACAAACCCGCATTATCGCCCCAGCCGATGGCCGCATCGTGCGCCGCTATGCCAATCCGGGGGCGGGGGCGTCGACCCTTAACGTCTCGACCATGTTCGATCTGGAGCCCAAGACCGAGCGCATCATCCGGGCCGAAATCGTTGAAAGCTCGATTCCTGACGTCACGGTCGGTCAGGAAGTCGAAATCATCCCCGAAGTCGAGCAAACCAAAACCTATATCGGCTCGGTTAAGCGCATCGCCGCCACCTTTGGGGCGCGCAAGCTGAAATCCGACAGCAATACCGAAGCGTCCGATGAACGGGTGGTTGAGGTGGTGGTGACCGCCAACGACGCCCCGTTCCTGATCGGTCAGCGCGTGCTGGTTAAATTTATGAAGCCCGGCGAAAAGGCGGGCATCAAGCGCGAAGCGCCCAAGCCGGTTGATCCGAAAGCGGCCAAAAAGTAG